In Salvelinus namaycush isolate Seneca chromosome 37, SaNama_1.0, whole genome shotgun sequence, the following are encoded in one genomic region:
- the si:ch211-261d7.6 gene encoding zinc finger protein 37 homolog isoform X3 produces the protein MEDVSAVTIKYEGGDEQESEDVSENVTKKTENSANKSAKDDSTDMKLASMRCQDCGQQFTRWEAFKTHLRKHVLEEAMAEEEERRQGIKRSLEMNGSNGNVESAAPEKKKKNNDDGDYDENSDVDVEGDEEDDEEFFDSSWQVRPSEIVTVRPRVAMLSEEEKPVFSGSHKVYACSICGKVYSYLESFRNHQKMHEKEEKKQPTENKCPDCGKVFARPSLLVTHLKVHRPPVPMEPSTLKCDQCVKNFNSLQTYLIHMDLHKQKPFWCLACAKGFRDELSLDKHLQGHNLRRHKCDLCEKSFRVPAELRYHYNTHTGAKPYKCTLCKKNFSQLGNLITHRKKHVGVYVGASKTPLGPRNHLFAGRRRVTEMKRLVFTGMGSTEEAEVIDMLQEHQEEQEEEEDEDIEVGEEESGSEESGSESSSEDSGAEESSKSDSSGSSGSDSSDDSDSSGSGVEEEEQEGKEETALEAHVAEQQKRHKEWECFECGEGFDQESALHLHYMKHASGELPVQ, from the coding sequence tGAAACTAGCCAGTATGAGGTGTCAGGACTGTGGACAGCAGTTCACTCGCTGGGAGGCCTTCAAGACTCACCTGCGCAAGCATGTCCTGGAGGAGGCGAtggcagaggaggaggaacgAAGACAGGGCATTAAGAGATCTCTGGAGATGAACGGGAGCAATGGCAATGTGGAGTCGGCAGCACCTGagaaaaagaagaaaaataaTGACGACGGTGATTACGACGAGAACAGTGATGTAGACGTGGAAGGTGATGAAGAAGACGATGAAGAGTTCTTCGACAGTTCCTGGCAGGTCAGACCATCAGAGATCGTCACAGTTCGTCCGCGCGTCGCCATgctgtctgaggaggagaagcCAGTCTTCAGCGGCTCCCACAAGGTCTACGCATGCTCCATCTGTGGGAAGGTCTACTCCTACCTCGAGTCGTTTAGAAATCACCAGAAGATGCatgaaaaagaagaaaaaaaacaacccACAGAGAACAAGTGCCCGGACTGTGGGAAGGTCTTTGCTCGCCCATCCCTTCTGGTGACTCACTTGAAAGTGCACAGGCCTCCCGTGCCGATGGAACCCTCCACTCTGAAGTGCGATCAGTGTGTAAAAAACTTCAATTCCCTGCAGACGTATTTGATCCACATGGACCTGCACAAGCAGAAGCCCTTCTGGTGCCTGGCCTGTGCTAAGGGCTTTAGGGATGAGCTCTCTCTGGACAAACACCTGCAGGGCCACAACCTGAGGCGCCACAAGTGTGACCTCTGTGAAAAGTCTTTCCGCGTGCCCGCTGAGCTCCGCTACCACTACAATACTCACACCGGCGCCAAGCCCTACAAATGCACGCTCTGCAAGAAGAACTTCTCCCAGCTGGGCAACCTCATCACGCATCGGAAGAAGCACGTAGGGGTCTACGTTGGGGCCAGCAAGACCCCACTGGGACCCAGGAACCACCTGTTTGCTGGGAGGAGAAGGGTGACAGAGATGAAGAGGCTGGTGTTCACAGGGATGGGTAGCACAGAGGAGGCGGAGGTGATAGATATGCTTCAAGAACAtcaagaggagcaggaggaggaagaagatgaAGATATTGAGGTGGGTGAGGAGGAATCTGGATCAGAAGAGTCGGGGTCTGAGTCTAGTTCTGAAGATTCTGGCGCTGAGGAATCGTCTAAATCAGATTCATCAGGCTCTTCTGGATCTGATTCCTCTGACGACTCTGATTCCTCTGGAtcgggagtggaggaggaggagcaagAGGGGAAAGAAGAGACTGCATTGGAAGCACATGTGGCAGAGCAACAGAAAAGACATAAGGAATGGGAGTGTTTTGAATGTGGTGAAGGGTTTGATCAAGAGTCAGCGTTGCACCTGCACTATATGAAACACGCCAGTGGGGAGCTGCCAGTACAATGA
- the LOC120030925 gene encoding uncharacterized protein LOC120030925, whose product MVEPPVVAGTKSAMERLTQPVETVEQTVEVEEQPILTESAAPEESELGQPEGAQKETHVNDVAAGDRKNIPPKKNRMEPLKMDMSRPPKMVTPLTSSQISLQCLECHIIFSDHKSKERHLKQSHPAEYEQCMLGDALFACYVCDRQFTNSSDLMLHQRAHTEKTPFKCPICGEAFSRSSELTLHKKLHFGLYGYTCSDCGKPCKTLTLLKYHRRTHTGERPYACKECGKRFSMSKALQKHALAHSPEGMKGEVGGITPPTKAQLKKNSGTAVVKCSCSVCKATFKTAKTRLHHMKHKHNLCVTASSSSSTTLAGQQVKPGQPIITQVPMGQPTFLHMEPLGPFQQVDNIDTEQIRKLIESLGNVRKVNQVVILGQVPPHGQPLELQRLQGKREHLQFRFTQPQFIELKKIGGGETKSMGLEQAKPQCESLEPIITLEPVISDGQMETPLLSHTQEVTYAEHAGLTQTHEGEMIPQQLLGQTGQTVEEENTMIQTVSVEQLFCHSETVELGKTTEQSQTVVFEVTPSLIPTLELEQTQTDQQGLMSASSLPTFLFERTSGQNQRVQEGNISVPSLIPTVELKLTPFKTDQQEELSTSSLVPTVKFAQTPPGQTTQVGETATQMETLQLDQIYSSIGQTQQTGIGQRRSVEKPLLENTENEQQHILEKPYEGKKQTAQEQLQTLIDKSASNDALNSREMPRTQTSEIFPPPPETKKAPQSSQLPVHLMSVQEFVKVRKRKQPKNSIMQGNMQPQTVELKGEPAKRPRATKAHLVVKFGPKEKEKLKNQKKLPQPSKLLQDMNQMSLTTLPEKKLFLKVGKEKKVKKKNYISKSKIKSPTILCDPHVQQVLQVDEQVQQVKPRKKKVKKQNYVISETFEQIRAEPISEQEVITPPKPKKKKQEKIQQEDQSKKTKGQKLSKTGRKKKKPNVETSPISEDMPDPEIKQQSLLLLKGHKQPQLKVYKLDASKAPQGQTDLHQDTHPIHKKKGPKSKQLKKLAAGGGRKVGRPKKNHTALSVLAPLKITSHSSDTSPTKPKTSRKRKAQKVETEGIISGSHSRRALECKDCGERFSDVSSLQEHKAALHAVESPGLTYTNGNIFEGVSRSDLGQPPLNVTEEVIENSLRQNTFGMQVASDWDMEVEMREIGLGERGERVSFPALNPSPSLPLAAALVEGGQKGREKNMDLTAEGMESFSHMAPNSNQSCTPPQVQFPYVAKSDKVEPLLFESLSPPHLTPIAPLHSCHQTEDTKSESQGNMNETADALIPTVSGFEHLGPIEDEIKKELLLEVDLVTVGDGDQNEGEHQSSPHEDSSPNEGSSLHENNRTHALPAKAPIGNVNRTVTTQNVQTESCPSDPLEIKQEEEEIMVQRREVEKRGVGRKNYTRGRRRGVGRGRRGSATRKGLGGEGMREMEPEKEIDECQVVYQLYSLNNDTEIKDEADVTTLHPGQSSPISLQTEIRSISEQNMLTAPCPSGSFISPLEEDPEDQVVFELESVTTSVVEVLKTEDGMVMKGVAGDQDDRDTGQSPGIILERFLTSRQREAAVGENGVVLMADLRGQEVKVEENNSDLVPVPHNSHARHTVEQRGVRMYLVKQENNLVLNDPQVSQGQSQLNVEHSSTRQCIFYPVKEERELLEEPSQSEQGVPALVEPGEARLNHPVETLSTTNPAVEEYEVNRRAAKFGSEINEYGEGELDFEQQDTEELVDFLLQNSDEVESEVVECSDPQPDPEAVVMACYHDSQSHASLHSNYIPYNLPTTESQARSGSIGGSQTGTGYGKPIDYFSKYFGWDAWAEIAGCTNKVSHLSNPVTAKEVAQFVGIHIAMGTLKFPSLKLYWQDFTRVPLVADTMSASRFSQLSCKLQLASPVPAGDPMDTQEAGHSGNPDRPKEGDPTRNPLRALHTPANPTVGTTRGELDGSGHTLTRGHSQIQALSSKSVSAESTTQTSTVPHSIWQRCGDIPSSQDCFSFKTDPLWRVRPLMDHVRAGYLMLRREGDHGVDQYPLPLTCRAVNNKRPSLHSTVLVRSDGLIIDFNLSLDLSNKEATVEKMVPRDGMVYLCKQELSTPAMLEHLLGSGVHGAGKVGGAKGQMGDEFVSSDGRLMLHRYHLGFILSTVGKAQQNMASLIDSFEKAQKAASLNRDLLNLYHSPLSASAPSSWPQAVLWYLTDLALVNSWMQYRQDHVPLPEPLNLMAFRLEVSKALILSSGSDTQDAAPPHPPPQKLHSPGTAPDPGLLQDSPLPDVATRYDGLGHWPEQLGEGEGGRCRFGGCERMSRVRCLKCCVFLCISRNHNCFLNFHSQGSF is encoded by the exons ATGGTTGAACCTCCAGTCGTGGCAGGAACCAAGTCGGCCATGGAGCGCTTGACACAGCCAGTGGAGACAGTTGAACAAACAGTAGAAGTTGAGGAACAACCAATACTTACAG AGTCTGCTGCTCCTGAAGAGTCGGAACTGGGCCAACCTGAGGGTGCACAGAAGGAGACCCATGTGAATGACGTGGCCGCTGGTGACAGAAAAAATATTCCCCCCAAGAAGAACAGAATGGAGCCACTCAAGATGGACATGTCTAGGCCACCAAAAATGGTGACGCCTCTCACAT CTTCCCAGATCTCTCTGCAGTGCCTGGAGTGTCACATCATCTTCAGCGACCACAAGAGCAAAGAGCGCCACCTCAAGCAGAGTCACCCGGCAGAGTACGAGCAATGCATGCTGGGGGATGCCCTATTTGCCTGCTACGTCTGTGACCGCCAATTCACTAACTCCAGTGACCTCATGCTTCATCAGCGTGCACACACGGAAAAGACGCCCTTCAAGTGCCCCATCTGTGGTGAGGCCTTCAGCCGTTCCTCTGAGCTCACCCTCCATAAGAAGCTTCACTTCGGCCTGTACGGATACACCTGCTCAGACTGTGGAAAACCCTGCAAGACACTCACCTTACTGAAGTATCACCGCCGCACGCACACAGGGGAGAGGCCCTATGCGTGTAAGGAGTGTGGCAAGAGGTTTAGCATGTCCAAGGCCCTCCAGAAACACGCACTAGCGCATTCGCCGGAAGGAATGAAAGGAGAAGTTGGAGGGATCACACCACCGACCAAGGCACAGCTAAAGAAGAATAGTG GCACTGCAGTGGTAAAATGTTCCTGCTCTGTGTGCAAGGCAACCTTCAAGACTGCCAAGACACGGCTGCATCACATGAAACACAAGCACAACCTGTGTGTTACAGcatccagcagcagcagcaccacaCTAGCTGGCCAACAGGTGAAGCCAGGTCAGCCTATCATAACCCAGGTTCCTATGGGCCAGCCAACCTTTCTCCACATGGAACCCCTTGGGCCCTTCCAGCAGGTGGACAACATAGACACTGAACAAATCCGGAAACTAATAGAGTCTTTGGGGAACGTGCGCAAAGTGAACCAGGTGGTGATACTGGGACAGGTGCCGCCACACGGTCAACCTTTGGAGCTACAGCGGCTACAGGGAAAGCGAGAGCATTTGCAATTCCGTTTTACTCAACCACAGTTTATAGAGCTGAAAAAGATTGGGGGTGGAGAGACTAAGTCAATGGGACTGGAACAGGCAAAGCCACAATGTGAATCGCTGGAACCAATTATTACATTGGAACCTGTAATATCAGATGGACAAATGGAGACCCCATTACTTTCACACACACAGGAAGTTACATACGCTGAGCATGCTGGATTAACACAAACACATGAAGGAGAGATGATTCCTCAGCAGTTACTTGGACAGACTGGTCAGACAGTTGAAGAAGAGAACACTATGATTCAGACTGTATCAGTGGAACAGTTGTTCTGTCACAGTGAAACAGTTGAGCTCGGGAAAACAACTGAACAAAGTCAAACGGTTGTGTTCGAAGTCACTCCTTCACTGATACCAACTCTGGAATTGGAACAGACTCAAACCGATCAACAAGGACTTATGTCTGCTTCCTCGCTACCAACATTTCTATTTGAACGAACTTCTGGACAGAATCAAAGGGTTCAGGAGGGAAATATCTCTGTCCCGTCGCTCATACCAACAGTTGAGTTAAAGCTGACGCCATTTAAAACTGATCAGCAGGAAGaactctccacttcctcattGGTACCAACAGTTAAGTTTGCACAAACTCCTCCTGGACAAACAACCCAGGTAGGAGAAACAGCCACACAGATGGAAACATTACAGTTGGATCAGATCTATTCCAGTATTGGACAGACACAACAGACAGGAATAGGACAGCGAAGATCAGTTGAGAAACCTCTTCTAGAAAACACAGAGAATGAGCAGCAGCACATTTTGGAAAAGCCTTATGAAGGAAAGAAACAGACGGCACAAGAGCAGTTGCAGACACTGATAGATAAGTCTGCTTCTAACGACGCACTAAACAGCAGAGAGATGCCTCGCACTCAGACGTCAGAAATATTCCCTCCGCCGCCAGAGACAAAGAAGGCGCCACAGAGTTCACAACTGCCTGTGCATTTGATGTCAGTACAAGAATTTGTAAAAGTGAGGAAGAGGAAGCAGCCGAAGAACTCTATAATGCAAGGAAATATGCAACCGCAGACGGTTGAGTTGAAAGGGGAGCCTGCCAAACGACCAAGAGCAACGAAAGCTCATCTTGTTGTGAAGTTTGGTCCTAAAGAGAAAGAAAAGCTTAAAAACCAGAAGAAGCTTCCACAACCATCTAAGCTGCTTCAGGATATGAACCAAATGTCTCTCACAACTCTACCTGAAAAGAAATTGTTCTTAAAGGTTGGTAAAGAAAAAAAGGTAAAGAAGAAAAACTATATTTCCAAGTCAAAAATCAAATCCCCAACTATATTGTGTGACCCACATGTGCAGCAAGTCTTGCAGGTAGACGAGCAGGTTCAGCAAGTGAAGCCGAGGAAGAAGAAAGTAAAAAAGCAAAACTATGTAATTAGTGAGACTTTTGAGCAGATTAGAGCTGAACCGATTAGCGAGCAAGAGGTGATCACTCCACCCAAGCCAAAAAAGAAAAAGCAGGAGAAGATACAGCAGGAGGACCAGTCTAAGAAAACAAAGGGGCAAAAGCTGTCAAAAACggggagaaagaaaaagaaaccTAATGTGGAAACAAGCCCAATATCAGAAGATATGCCCGACCCTGAAATAAAGCAACAGTCCCTACTCCTACTGAAGGGTCACAAACAGCCCCAATTGAAAGTTTACAAATTAGATGCCTCAAAAGCCCCCCAAGGTCAAACAGATCTCCACCAAGACACCCATCCCATCCATAAGAAGAAAGGGCCAAAAAGCAAACAACTAAAAAAGCTAGCTGCTGGAGGGGGGAGAAAAGTAGGGAGACCCAAAAAGAACCACACAGCACTCTCTGTGTTGGCTCCTTTAAAGATTACGTCTCATTCTTCTGACACATCTCCGACCAAGCCAAAGACCAGCAGGAAACGTAAGGCCCAAAAAGTGGAGACAGAGGGGATCATCAGTGGCTCTCATTCCCGGCGAGCCCTTGAATGTAAGGACTGTGGAGAGAGATTCTCTGACGTCTCGTCCCTCCAGGAGCACAAGGCAGCCCTGCATGCAGTGGAGAGCCCTGGTCTCACCTACACTAACGGCAACATCTTTGAGGGCGTTTCTAGGTCAGATCTAGGCCAGCCTCCACTAAATGTGACTGAAGAGGTCATTGAAAATTCATTGCGTCAAAACACGTTTGGAATGCAGGTAGCATCTGACTGGGATATGGAGGTGGAGATGAGAGAGATAGGGTTGGGAGAAAGAGGGGAGCGAGTCTCTTTCCCAGCCCTAAACCCTTCCCCCTCTCTGCCTCTGGCTGCTGCACTTGTTGAAGGTGGACAGAAGGGAAGGGAGAAGAACATGGATTTAACTGCAGAGGGGATGGAATCATTTTCTCATATGGCCCCAAATTCAAATCAATCTTGCACCCCTCCACAAGTTCAATTCCCTTATGTGGCCAAATCTGACAAGGTCGAACCCCTTCTGTTCGAGAGTCTTTCGCCTCCTCACCTCACTCCCATAGCCCCCCTTCACAGTTGTCACCAAACGGAGGACACTAAGTCAGAGAGTCAGGGCAATATGAATGAAACTGCTGATGCTCTCATACCTACTGTTTCTGGATTTGAGCACCTAGGGCCTATTGAggatgaaattaaaaaggagttACTACTTGAGGTGGATTTGGTCACTGTTGGGGATGGGGACCAAAATGAGGGGGAACACCAGAGCTCACCTCATGAAGACAGTTCACCAAATGAGGGATCCAGCCTTCATGAAAACAACCGCACTCATGCACTACCTGCAAAAGCTCCGATTGGAAATGTGAATAGAACTGTAACAACACAAAATGTACAGACCGAATCCTGCCCCTCTGACCCGCTGGAGATCAAGCAAGAAGAGGAGGAGATTATGGTGCAGAGAAGAGAAGTGGAAAAGAGGGGAGTGGGAAGAAAGAATTACaccagagggaggagaagaggagttgGACGTGGGAGGAGGGGTTCAGCCACAAGGAAGGGTCTAGGAGGAGAGGGCATGAGAGAAATGGAACCAGAGAAAGAAATTGATGAATGTCAGGTAGTCTACCAGCTGTATTCACTCAATAATGATACTGAAATCAAGGATGAAGCAGATGTCACTACTCTCCATCCTGGTCAGTCATCTCCCATCAGTTTACAGACCGAGATCAGATCTATCTCTGAGCAAAACATGCTAACAGCTCCATGTCCATCTGGATCCTTCATCTCACCGCTTGAGGAGGACCCTGAGGACCAGGTAGTGTTTGAGCTAGAGTCAGTCACCaccagtgtagtggaggtgttgaAGACCGAAGATGGGATGGTGATGAAGGGAGTAGCAGGGGACCAGGACGACAGAGACACTGGCCAATCCCCAGGCATCATACTGGAGAGGTTCCTCACCtcaaggcagagagaggcagcagTGGGGGAGAATGGAGTGGTGCTCATGGCAGACTTGAGAGGTCAGGAGGTCAAGGTGGAGGAGAACAACTCTGATTTGGTTCCTGTGCCACACAACTCTCATGCCAGACACACAGTGGAGCAGAGGGGGGTCAGGATGTATCTGGTGAAGCAGGAAAACAACCTGGTTTTGAATGATCCCCAGGTTAGTCAAGGTCAATCCCAATTGAATGTAGAGCACAGCAGTACCAGGCAGTGCATATTCTAcccagtgaaggaggagagggagcttCTGGAGGAGCCATCTCAAAGTGAGCAGGGGGTACCAGCGCTGGTGGAGCCTGGAGAGGCCAGACTCAACCATCCAGTGGAGACTCTATCCACTACCAACCCTGCAGTAGAGGAGTATGAGGTGAACAGGAGAGCAGCAAAGTTTGGATCTGAGATTAATGAGTATGGAGAAG GTGAGCTGGACTTTGAGCAGCAAGACACTGAGGAGCTTGTTGATTTCCTACTTCAGAATTCTGACGAAGTGGAGTCGGAGGTTGTTGAATGTTCTGACCCGCAGCCTGACCCTGAGGCTGTAGTTATGGCATGTTACCATGACAGCCAAAGCCATGCCTCGCTGCATTCAAATTATATACCATACAA CTTGCCAACCACAGAAAGCCAGGCTCGTTCAGGATCTATCGGAGGGTCCCAGACAGGGACTGGCTACGGGAAACCAATTGATTACTTCTCCAAGTATTTTGGTTGGGACGCTTGGGCTGAGATTGCCGGGTGCACAAATAAAGTGTCCCATCTATCGAACCCAGTGACAGCAAAAGAGGTGGCCCAGTTTGTCGGAATCCACATTGCCATGGGAACATTGAAG ttCCCCAGTCTCAAGCTGTACTGGCAGGACTTCACCAGGGTGCCTCTGGTTGCTGACACCATGTCTGCCTCCCGCTTTTCCCAACTCTCCTGCAAACTGCAACTGGCATCTCCAGTGCCAGCAGGGGATCCCATGGACACCCAGGAAGCTGGACACAGTGGTAATCCAGACAGGCCTAAGGAGGGAGACCCTACAcgcaacccactcagagctttacACACCCCAGCTAACCCTACAGTTGGCACAACTAGAGGTGAACTGGATGGCAGCGGCCACACACTTACACGCGGCCACAGTCAAATACAAGCTCTTAGCTCCAAGTCTGTGTCTGCCGAATCCACAACCCAGACATCCACAGTCCCTCACAGCATTTGGCAGAGGTGTGGGGACATACCATCCAGCCAGGACTGTTTTAGTTTTAAAACTGACCCCCTTTGGAGGGTTAGACCGTTAATGGACCACGTTCGGGCCGGATACCTGATGCTGAGAAGAGAGGGTGACCATGGAGTCGATCAATACCCTCTCCCTTTGACGTGTAGAGCGGTCAACAACAAGCGGCCCTCCTTGCACAGCACTGTCTTAGTTAGATCTGACGGTCTGATCATAGATTTCAACCTTAGTCTGGATCTCTCCAACAAAGAGGCCACAGTTGAGAAAATGGTGCCcagagatgggatggtgtatctctGCAAGCAGGAGCTCTCTACCCCTGCCATGTTGGAGCACCTCCTTGGGTCTGGGGTGCACGGTGCGGGCAAGGTAGGAGGAGCCAAAGGACAGATGGGTGATGAGTTTGTTAGCTCTGACGGGCGGCTGATGCTACACAGGTACCATCTCGGCTTCATCCTCTCTACTGTAGGGAAGGCCCAGCAGAACATGGCATCTCTCATCGACAGCTTCGAGAAGGCCCAAAAGGCAGCCAGCCTCAATAGAGACTTACTGAATCTCTACCATTCCCCACTCTCAGCCTCAGCACCATCTAGCTGGCCACAGGCCGTTCTGTGGTACCTTACAGATCTGGCTCTGGTAAACTCATGGATGCAGTACAGGCAGGATCATGTTCCTCTGCCTGAGCCTCTGAACCTCATGGCATTCAGGCTAGAGGTCTCCAAGGCCTTGATCCTCTCCAGTGGCTCAGACACCCAGGATGCAGCCCCTCCGCACCCCCCTCCTCAGAAATTACACTCCCCGGGCACAGCCCCAGATCCTGGCCTGTTACAGGATAGTCCTCTCCCTGACGTGGCCACGCGGTACGATGGTTTGGGCCACTGGCCGGAGCAGCTTGGGGAGGGAGAAGGTGGCAGGTGCCGCTTCGGAGGCTGTGAGCGAATGTCTCGAGTACGATGCCTCAAGTGTTGCGTGTTTCTCTGCATCTCTCGTAATCACAACTGCTTCTTGAATTTCCACAGTCAAGGGAGTTTTTGA